One Brassica napus cultivar Da-Ae chromosome C2, Da-Ae, whole genome shotgun sequence DNA window includes the following coding sequences:
- the LOC106406929 gene encoding glucose-6-phosphate/phosphate translocator 1, chloroplastic-like: protein MVLAAKQTLSAKIGFSNPLLRRNPPSPSLQRPPPSLSFPSTALPKRTVLSLSRPLHLSSLRAESPVRCSAYEADKSEPQPIDAAAETKSEAAKKLKIGIYFATWWALNVVFNIYNKKVLNAYPYPWLTSTLSLAAGSLMMLISWAVGIVETPKTDFDFWKTLFPVAVAHTIGHVAATVSMSKVAVSFTHIIKSGEPAFSVLVSRFLLGETFPASVYLSLIPIIGGCALSALTELNFNMTGFMGAMISNLAFVFRNIFSKKGMKGKSVSGMNYYACLSMLSLLILTPFAFAVEGPQMWADGWQKALSEIGPQFVGWVAAQSVFYHLYNQVSYMSLDQISPLTFSVGNTMKRISVIVSSIIIFRTPVQPVNALGAAVAILGTFLYSQAKL, encoded by the exons ATGGTTTTAGCGGCGAAGCAGACTCTCTCCGCCAAGATCGGATTCTCCAACCCCCTCTTACGCCGTAACCCACCATCCCCCTCACTCCAACGACCTCCCCCGTCTCTCTCCTTCCCCTCGACGGCCCTTCCAAAACGCACCGTTTTGTCTCTCTCCAGGCCGCTTCACCTCTCCTCTCTGAGAGCAGAGTCTCCGGTGAGATGCTCCGCCTACGAAGCCGACAAGTCCGAGCCTCAGCCGATCGACGCGGCGGCGGAAACGAAGTCGGAGGCGGCGAAGAAGCTGAAGATCGGAATCTACTTCGCGACCTGGTGGGCTTTGAACGTTGTGTTCAACATCTACAACAAGAAGGTCTTGAACGCTTACCCTTACCCATGGCTCACCTCGACGCTCTCTCTCGCCGCCGGTTCGTTGATGATGCTCATCTCTTGGGCCGTTGGGATCGTTGAGACTCCTAAAACCGATTTCGATTTCTGGAAAACTCTTTTTCCG GTTGCTGTGGCGCATACAATTGGTCATGTGGCTGCAACGGTGAGCATGTCAAAGGTTGCGGTTTCATTCACACACATCATCAAGAGTGGTGAACCGGCGTTTAGCGTTCTTGTCTCGAGGTTCCTTTTGGGTGAAACCTTCCCTGCTTCGGTTTACCTCTCCCTCATTCCCATCATTGGTGGTTGTGCTCTCTCTGCCCTTACTGAGCTTAACTTCAACATGACTG GTTTCATGGGAGCGATGATTTCGAACTTGGCATTCGTCTTCCGCAACATCTTCTCGAAGAAGGGGATGAAGGGAAAGTCTGTGAGCGGAATGAACTACTACGCCTGTCTCTCAATGCTATCACTCTTGATCCTCacgccctttgcatttgcggttGAAGGACCTCAGATGTGGGCTGATGGCTGGCAGAAGGCTCTCTCCGAAATCGGACCTCAGTTTGTCGG GTGGGTGGCTGCGCAGAGTGTGTTCTATCATCTCTACAACCAAGTGTCTTACATGTCTTTAGACCAAATCTCTCCCTTGACGTTTAGTGTTGGTAACACTATGAAGCGTATCTCAGTCATCGTCTCCTCCATCATTATCTTCCGTACTCCTGTCCAGCCCGTTAATGCTCTTGGAGCCGCCGTTGCTATCCTTGGAACCTTCTTGTATTCCCAG GCAAAGCTTTGA
- the LOC125581536 gene encoding uncharacterized protein LOC125581536: protein MDGVPDLSALLRGKLQLLSKKSTTSDMRGASSSDAGRASSEGTLGLVDKDLGSVDKDVGAEPPASSLKKKATTTDMQGAASSDAGRASLEGTLGLVDKDVEAEPSASSPKKRKRSKKARRKAAEELPLEEMASLDETSEGLEERKRERGRKRPFEAGSVEADRSEVAPEDRPRKKKKKKSVETELRPSDAEVGLVEVVAGGDVSLETPSAEREVSARGGDPVADDRPIPDPSARARSRSEGSTARGKKIEFPDRVEFFYNETTPLILNPLRCAELTRQIRGGTKEMPQLDDLYFRNEYIDAASSRARVTALSFMLYLIIRSIGFYSSYVAHVCRFAE, encoded by the coding sequence ATGGACGGAGTACCGGATTTGAGTGCTTTGTTGAGGGGGAAGCTGCAACTGCTTTCAAAGAAATCGACTACTTCCGATATGCGAGGGGCGAGTAGTTCCGACGCAGGTCGGGCTTCCTCGGAAGGGACCCTTGGTTTGGTCGACAAAGACCTGGGTTCAGTTGACAAAGACGTTGGGGCGGAGCCTCCTGCTTCAAGTCTTAAGAAGAAAGCGACTACTACGGATATGCAAGGGGCGGCTAGTTCTGACGCAGGTCGAGCTTCCTTGGAAGGGACCCTTGGTTTAGTCGACAAAGACGTTGAGGCGGAGCCTTCTGCTTCAAGTCCtaaaaagaggaagaggagCAAGAAAGCCAGGAGGAAAGCAGCCGAAGAGCTTCCTCTTGAAGAGATGGCTTCTCTTGACGAAACCTCCGAAGGTTTggaggagaggaagagagagagagggaggaaGAGGCCTTTCGAAGCGGGTTCTGTCGAGGCTGACCGTTCCGAGGTTGCGCCTGAAGATCGTcccagaaagaaaaagaagaagaagtccgTTGAGACTGAGCTGCGTCCTTCCGATGCGGAGGTGGGCCTCGTCGAAGTTGTCGCGGGAGGAGACGTTTCCCTTGAGACCCCTTCCGCGGAGAGAGAGGTCTCAGCGCGGGGCGGTGATCCTGTTGCGGATGATAGACCCATTCCCGATCCGTCCGCAAGAGCAAGGTCTCGTTCGGAGGGTTCTACTGCGAGGGGGAAGAAGATAGAGTTCCCTGATCGGGTCGAGTTTTTCTACAATGAGACGACCCCCCTAATCCTTAACCCTCTTAGGTGCGCGGAGCTGACGCGCCAGATTCGTGGCGGGACGAAGGAGATGCCACAGCTGGACGACCTGTACTTCAGGAACGAATACATAGACGCTGCTTCTTCGAGAGCTCGGGTAACTGCGCTATCCTTCATGCTTTACCTCATCATTCGATCCATCGGGTTTTACTCGTCTTACGTGGCTCATGTTTGTCGTTTTGCAGAGTGA